TTGCACAAAGCCGAGGAAATCCTCCGTCAACGGACGCTGCCGTTCATAATAATTCCCCGCCCACAGCACCCGTCCGTCCGTCGCCACGACTTTGACTTCAAACCCGACGGACGCCGCCGGGTTCGCGCCGAGACGGCTTCCGACCCGCTCCTGATACATCGACACGAGCCCGATCATGACCGCGTCCGCGTTCAGCTTTCTCGCCACCGCGGCGGCGGCGATTTCCGGACGAGTTTTGGGGGAGGTCGTCTCGGAGACCACGGAGGCCAAGACTTGAGCCGAGTCGCCGGGCGATATCAGCCGCAATCCGCCCCTCGATTGCAGGCGCTTCCAAAACAACTGCGTGACGCGCTCCGCCGCATAGTCGGGCACTGCGGCGACTTGCCTAGGCCTCGGCTCCACGTCGGACGCTACCGCCACCGACATGTCCTGCTGCCGAAGACTTTGAGGAGTCGAGAAAAAGAAGTCGCCTTGATCGCGCATCTGCGGAGTGGTCATCGCGGTGAAGGGAATCAGCGCAAGGGTTCGAACGGTGTACCGGGGCAGGAGATCGGACGAGGCCGTTGTGACCTTCCACCCGCTGCACCCGGCGACGATCCAGGCCAGCACCACGGGGATCACGGCGCGCATGACGAGGCCGGCGCCGAACGAGGGCGATTGCGCGCCCCTGATTTTGACGAGTCGTTTAGACATGCCACGCTCCGAAATTCTTGATCAATCGCAGCCCTACGGCTTGACTCTTTTCCGGATGGAACTGACACGCCACGACGTTGTCCTTCCAAATGCTTGAGACAAAGGAGTCGCCGTACGTCGTCGTCGAAGCGGCAAGCCGTTTGTCGCAGGGATCGACGAAATACGAGTGCACAAAATACCAATCCGCGCCGTCGGCGATGCCGTCGAACAGGGGGCATACCCCTTGAAAATGAACCTGATTCCACCCCATGTGCGGCACCTTCAATCCAGGCCCCGCCGCAAATCGCCGCACCGTGCCGTGAACGATATCGAGCCCCTTGTGCGGGCCGAACTCTTCGCTCTCGGAGAACAGCACTTGCAGCCCCAGACAAATCCCCAGAAACGGTTTGCCCGATCGGATCGACGAGCGGATCGGCTCCACCAGCCCATATCGCTCGATATTGGCCATGCAATCGCCGAAGGCTCCAACTCCCGGCAACACCACATGGCTCGCGTCGCCGATGACCCGTGCATCGCGCGTCACCACCGCCTGGTGTCCCACCGCCTCGAAGGCCTTGTGGACACTGCGCAAGTTGCCCATGTCATAGTCGATGATCGCGATCATACAAACAGACCACCCGGCCGCATAGGGGGGTAACAATACCGTATCCGAGGATGTCATGCCACTACCAATCTGGGGAGAACGGCCGAAGATTGACAGGACACGGATGAACCGGTAGCCTGGACCAGTCGCCCCATAGGCTCGACATGGATGATGCGAAATTGATCGATTACGTCCGACGAGCGATTCCCGGCCTCATCGCGCTCTATCGGTTCGGCTCACAGGTGAAGGGAGCTGGCCGCTCGGACAGCGACGTAGACCTCGCCGTGCTTGCGCGCGATCCGATTCCGAATCTGCGCCGCTTTGAGCTTGCCCAGGAATTGGCCGTCCGACTGCATCGCGACGTGGATCTTGTGGACCTACGTGCCGCATCAACAGTCATGCGGATGCAAGTGATCTCGACCGGGGAATGCCTGGACGTGCCGGACGAGTCAGCCCGGCGAGCATTCGAAATGTACGTCTATTCGGATTATGCCCGCCTGAACGAAGAGCGGCGAGAGATCCTCAAAAGAATCGGCGAGAGCGGGCTGGTCTATGGCTGATGATGTCATTCTCAACAAGGCCGCAAGTATTGAACGGTGCCTTCGCCGCATTGAACAAGAGTACGCCGGTGCCGAGCAGAACCTGATCGGGAATCAAACAAAGCAAGATGCGATCATTCTCAATCTTCAGCGAGCCTGCGAAACGGCGATCGATCTGGCCATGTACGTCGTGAGCCGGCGGAAGCTTGGCGTACCGCAGGACAGCCGTGACGCATTCTCCCTTCTCCACACCGCAGGCATCCTCCCGGAAGACCTCGCAACTCGCATGCAACGCATGGTCGGCTTCCGCAACGTGGCGATTCACG
This sequence is a window from Candidatus Nitrospira inopinata. Protein-coding genes within it:
- the hisH gene encoding imidazole glycerol phosphate synthase subunit HisH gives rise to the protein MIAIIDYDMGNLRSVHKAFEAVGHQAVVTRDARVIGDASHVVLPGVGAFGDCMANIERYGLVEPIRSSIRSGKPFLGICLGLQVLFSESEEFGPHKGLDIVHGTVRRFAAGPGLKVPHMGWNQVHFQGVCPLFDGIADGADWYFVHSYFVDPCDKRLAASTTTYGDSFVSSIWKDNVVACQFHPEKSQAVGLRLIKNFGAWHV
- the mntA gene encoding type VII toxin-antitoxin system MntA family adenylyltransferase antitoxin, which gives rise to MDDAKLIDYVRRAIPGLIALYRFGSQVKGAGRSDSDVDLAVLARDPIPNLRRFELAQELAVRLHRDVDLVDLRAASTVMRMQVISTGECLDVPDESARRAFEMYVYSDYARLNEERREILKRIGESGLVYG
- the hepT gene encoding type VII toxin-antitoxin system HepT family RNase toxin; amino-acid sequence: MADDVILNKAASIERCLRRIEQEYAGAEQNLIGNQTKQDAIILNLQRACETAIDLAMYVVSRRKLGVPQDSRDAFSLLHTAGILPEDLATRMQRMVGFRNVAIHEYTRLNLEIVQAIITKQLDDFRSFSATIVKVCA